A single window of Verrucomicrobiota bacterium DNA harbors:
- a CDS encoding aldolase/citrate lyase family protein: MTTPYSGIPNQLRQDLLARKPLIGCWCAMSSPIGAEILGQAGFDWLLIDGEHSANDFKDFMLQLMALKDSASAPVVRPQWSEPVIVKRLMDLGFYNFLFPFIETEEQAKAIVAATRYPPDGIRGVALLQRGNKYGYIADYPEKINENVSVLVQIESLQGLENVEAIAKVEGVDGLFIGPSDLSVAMGHFCQPMHPEVQEAMQRIIAAGKAAGKSVGIIAAVEEQARMYLEMGVNFVAVGADLGILKNATLELRKKFKS; this comes from the coding sequence ATGACTACTCCATACTCAGGTATCCCAAATCAATTGCGACAGGACTTGTTGGCAAGAAAACCTCTCATTGGATGCTGGTGCGCCATGAGCAGTCCGATCGGCGCTGAAATTCTGGGGCAGGCAGGCTTCGACTGGCTTTTGATCGACGGCGAACATTCAGCGAACGATTTTAAGGACTTTATGCTCCAACTCATGGCGCTGAAAGATAGCGCGAGTGCACCGGTAGTCCGTCCCCAATGGTCTGAGCCTGTGATCGTCAAACGGTTGATGGATCTTGGGTTTTACAACTTCCTGTTTCCGTTTATTGAAACAGAGGAACAAGCGAAGGCAATCGTTGCAGCCACACGCTATCCGCCCGATGGAATCCGTGGCGTGGCGCTTTTACAGCGTGGGAACAAGTATGGATACATCGCTGATTATCCAGAGAAGATTAATGAAAACGTCTCGGTTCTTGTGCAGATCGAAAGTCTTCAAGGCCTTGAAAACGTGGAGGCCATTGCCAAGGTCGAGGGTGTGGATGGATTGTTCATTGGGCCTTCCGATTTGTCGGTGGCAATGGGTCATTTCTGCCAGCCCATGCACCCGGAGGTTCAGGAAGCGATGCAACGAATTATTGCCGCAGGTAAAGCGGCAGGTAAATCTGTCGGGATTATCGCAGCTGTTGAAGAGCAAGCTCGGATGTATTTGGAGATGGGTGTAAACTTTGTAGCCGTAGGCGCCGATTTGGGGATTTTAAAGAACGCTACCCTTGAACTGAGGAAGAAGTTTAAGTCCTAG